The following coding sequences are from one Pseudomonas mendocina window:
- a CDS encoding DUF6160 family protein: MPQPLRTLAIALLGSTALLASSTQAAMQALEDESLSQISGQAGITIRLDLMARIDEIRWQDDGGSLSLRNVKIDNGCLKPTDCDGYAFGAAQLGASVPILGLEVPTLEVDVVKGSNGQSQLQLKLPNLTAINQQLGPLGKLVIRARLASDLYIGDTSIGNVALRDIRDINGTIKVWGH; the protein is encoded by the coding sequence ATGCCCCAACCACTTCGCACCCTCGCCATCGCATTGCTGGGCAGTACCGCGCTGCTCGCCTCGTCCACCCAGGCTGCCATGCAGGCGCTGGAAGACGAAAGCCTCAGCCAGATCAGCGGCCAGGCCGGCATCACCATACGCCTCGATCTGATGGCGCGTATCGACGAGATCCGCTGGCAGGACGACGGGGGCAGCCTGTCGCTGCGCAACGTGAAGATCGACAACGGCTGCCTGAAACCCACCGATTGCGATGGCTATGCTTTCGGGGCGGCACAACTGGGCGCCAGCGTACCGATTCTCGGCCTCGAAGTACCGACCCTGGAGGTGGACGTGGTCAAAGGCAGCAATGGCCAGAGCCAGCTACAACTGAAACTGCCCAACCTGACCGCGATCAACCAGCAGCTCGGCCCACTGGGCAAGCTGGTGATCCGCGCCCGGCTGGCGAGCGATCTGTATATCGGCGATACCAGCATCGGCAACGTCGCCTTGCGTGATATCCGCGATATCAATGGCACCATCAAGGTCTGGGGCCACTGA
- a CDS encoding DUF523 domain-containing protein: MQKILVSRCLLGHRVRYDGGAHGPFDQLQRWLDEGRVVALCPEVAGGLSTPRPPAEIRDGQGGAVLDGRLPVLTIEGEDVTAAFVDGAEQAAALVREHGIQIALLKARSPSCGNLENYDGSFSGVRVLGEGVTAALLKRAGVKVFNEMQLEEAAAELVLLERD; the protein is encoded by the coding sequence ATGCAGAAGATATTGGTCAGCCGCTGCCTGCTTGGTCATCGGGTGCGTTATGACGGTGGTGCTCATGGGCCTTTCGATCAGCTTCAGCGGTGGCTGGACGAGGGGCGCGTCGTCGCGCTGTGCCCGGAAGTGGCCGGCGGTTTATCGACTCCGCGCCCGCCTGCGGAAATCCGCGATGGTCAGGGTGGTGCGGTACTGGACGGTCGGCTGCCAGTCCTGACGATCGAGGGTGAAGATGTCACGGCAGCGTTCGTCGATGGTGCCGAGCAGGCCGCTGCGCTGGTGCGCGAGCACGGTATCCAGATCGCCCTGCTCAAGGCGCGCAGCCCATCGTGCGGCAATCTGGAGAACTATGACGGCAGTTTCAGCGGTGTGCGGGTGCTGGGCGAGGGTGTGACCGCTGCCCTGCTGAAGCGAGCCGGGGTAAAGGTGTTCAACGAGATGCAGTTGGAGGAAGCGGCAGCCGAGTTGGTGCTGCTTGAACGGGATTGA
- the serA gene encoding phosphoglycerate dehydrogenase: MSKTSLDKSKIKFLLLEGVHQNAVDTLKAAGYSNIEYLKGALSGDELKEKIADAHFIGIRSRTQLTAEVFDCAKKLVAVGCFCIGTNQVDLNAARERGIAVFNAPYSNTRSVAELVLAQAILLLRGIPEKNASCHRGGWIKSAANSFEIRGKKLGIVGYGSIGTQLSVLAEALGMQVFFYDTVTKLPLGNATQVGNLYELLGMSDIVSLHVPELPSTQWMIGEKEIRAIKKGGILINAARGTVVELDHLANAIKDEHLIGAAIDVFPVEPKSNDEEFESPLRGLDRVILTPHIGGSTAEAQANIGLEVAEKLVKYSDNGTSVSSVNFPEVALPAHPGKHRLLHIHKNIPGVMSEINKVFADNGINISGQFLQTNDKVGYVVIDVDAEYSDLALEKLQHVNGTIRSRVLF, encoded by the coding sequence ATGAGCAAGACCTCTCTCGACAAGAGCAAGATCAAGTTCCTTCTTCTCGAAGGCGTCCACCAGAATGCTGTGGACACTCTGAAGGCCGCCGGCTACAGCAACATCGAGTACCTCAAGGGCGCGCTGTCAGGCGACGAACTGAAAGAAAAGATCGCTGATGCCCACTTCATCGGCATTCGCTCGCGCACCCAGCTGACCGCCGAAGTCTTCGACTGCGCGAAGAAGCTGGTCGCCGTCGGCTGCTTCTGCATCGGCACCAACCAGGTCGACCTGAATGCGGCCCGCGAGCGCGGTATCGCCGTGTTCAACGCGCCCTACTCCAACACCCGCTCGGTGGCCGAGCTGGTACTGGCTCAGGCGATCCTGCTGCTGCGCGGCATCCCCGAGAAGAACGCCTCCTGCCACCGTGGCGGCTGGATCAAGTCGGCGGCCAACTCCTTCGAGATCCGCGGCAAGAAACTGGGCATCGTGGGTTACGGCTCCATCGGCACCCAACTGTCGGTACTGGCCGAAGCACTGGGCATGCAGGTGTTCTTCTACGACACCGTGACCAAGCTGCCACTGGGCAACGCCACCCAGGTCGGCAACCTTTACGAACTGCTGGGCATGTCCGACATCGTTTCGCTGCACGTACCGGAGCTGCCGTCCACCCAGTGGATGATCGGCGAGAAGGAAATCCGTGCCATCAAGAAGGGCGGCATCCTGATCAACGCCGCGCGCGGCACCGTGGTCGAGCTGGATCACCTGGCCAACGCCATCAAGGATGAGCACCTGATCGGCGCCGCCATCGACGTCTTCCCGGTCGAGCCCAAGTCCAACGACGAAGAGTTCGAGAGCCCGCTGCGCGGCCTGGATCGCGTGATCCTGACCCCGCACATCGGTGGTTCCACCGCCGAAGCCCAGGCCAATATCGGCCTGGAAGTCGCCGAAAAGCTGGTCAAGTACAGCGACAACGGTACCTCGGTGTCCTCGGTCAACTTCCCCGAAGTGGCCCTGCCGGCGCATCCGGGCAAGCACCGTCTGCTGCACATCCACAAGAACATCCCGGGCGTGATGAGCGAGATCAACAAGGTGTTCGCCGACAACGGCATCAACATCTCCGGCCAGTTCCTGCAGACCAACGACAAGGTCGGTTACGTGGTGATCGACGTCGATGCCGAGTACTCGGATCTGGCGCTGGAGAAGCTGCAGCACGTCAACGGCACCATCCGCAGCCGCGTTCTGTTCTAA
- a CDS encoding FAD-binding oxidoreductase, translating into MTTPAQIEELKTLVEPGKVLTDADSLETYGKDWTKQYAPAPSAIVFPKTAEQVQAIVRWANQHKIALVPSGGRTGLSAAAVAANGEVVVSFDYMNRIVEFNEYDRTVVCQPGVVTKQLQLFAEEKGLYYPVDFASSGSSQIGGNIGTNAGGIKVIRYGMTRNWVAGLKVVTGTGELLELNRDLIKNATGYDLRQLFIGAEGTLGFVVEATMRLERAPKNLTAMVLGTPDFDSIMPVLHAFQGKLDLTAFEFFSDRCLEKMLGRGDVPAPFESRTPFYALLEFEALNEDVANEALATFEHCVEQGWVLDGVMSQSQQQLENLWKLREYISETISHWTPYKNDISVTVGQVPAFLKDIDDIVSANYPDFDVLWYGHIGDGNLHLNILKPEALAKEDFFAKCAVVNKWVFEIVEKYNGSISAEHGVGMTKRDYLQYSRSAAEIAYMKAIKAVFDPNGIMNPGKIFA; encoded by the coding sequence ATGACCACCCCCGCCCAGATCGAAGAGCTGAAGACCCTGGTTGAGCCCGGCAAGGTGCTGACCGATGCCGATTCCCTGGAAACCTACGGCAAGGACTGGACCAAACAGTACGCTCCCGCGCCATCCGCCATCGTCTTCCCCAAGACTGCCGAGCAGGTGCAGGCCATCGTGCGCTGGGCCAATCAGCACAAGATCGCGCTGGTGCCGTCGGGCGGGCGTACCGGCCTCTCTGCCGCTGCCGTCGCCGCCAATGGTGAGGTGGTGGTGTCGTTCGATTACATGAATCGCATCGTCGAGTTCAACGAATACGACCGTACCGTTGTCTGCCAGCCGGGGGTGGTCACCAAGCAGCTGCAACTGTTCGCCGAAGAAAAGGGCCTGTACTACCCGGTGGACTTCGCATCCAGCGGCTCCAGCCAGATTGGCGGCAACATCGGCACCAATGCCGGCGGGATCAAGGTTATTCGCTACGGCATGACCCGTAACTGGGTCGCTGGCCTGAAGGTGGTCACCGGCACCGGCGAGCTGCTGGAGCTGAACCGCGACCTGATCAAGAACGCCACCGGCTATGACCTGCGCCAACTGTTCATCGGCGCCGAGGGCACCCTGGGCTTCGTCGTCGAGGCCACCATGCGTCTTGAGCGCGCGCCGAAGAACCTCACCGCGATGGTGCTCGGCACGCCGGATTTCGATTCGATCATGCCGGTGCTGCACGCCTTCCAGGGCAAGCTCGACCTGACCGCCTTCGAATTCTTCTCCGATCGCTGCCTGGAGAAGATGCTCGGCCGTGGCGACGTGCCGGCGCCGTTCGAAAGCCGCACGCCGTTCTACGCCCTGCTGGAATTCGAAGCGCTGAACGAGGATGTGGCCAACGAAGCCCTGGCCACCTTCGAGCACTGCGTCGAGCAGGGCTGGGTGCTCGATGGCGTGATGAGCCAGAGCCAGCAGCAGCTGGAAAACCTATGGAAGCTGCGCGAGTACATCTCCGAAACCATCAGCCACTGGACACCGTACAAGAACGACATCTCTGTCACCGTCGGCCAGGTGCCGGCCTTCCTCAAGGACATCGACGACATCGTTTCGGCCAACTACCCGGACTTCGACGTGCTCTGGTACGGCCATATCGGTGACGGCAACCTGCACCTGAACATCCTCAAGCCCGAAGCGCTGGCCAAGGAAGACTTCTTCGCCAAGTGCGCGGTGGTCAACAAGTGGGTGTTCGAGATCGTCGAGAAGTACAACGGTTCGATCAGCGCCGAGCATGGCGTCGGCATGACCAAGCGCGACTACCTGCAGTACAGCCGTTCGGCGGCGGAAATCGCCTACATGAAGGCGATCAAGGCAGTGTTCGACCCCAATGGGATCATGAACCCCGGCAAGATCTTCGCCTGA